One window from the genome of Pedobacter schmidteae encodes:
- a CDS encoding carboxymuconolactone decarboxylase family protein, with product MGKLVEEFNSYRTKMNDRIMESANTNIKRFFALDTTTYAEGALNVKTKEMLGLVASMVLRCDDCIKYHLEKCYHEGVSNEEMNEVFMIANLVGGSIVIPHYRRAVEYWDELSS from the coding sequence ATGGGAAAATTAGTAGAAGAATTTAACAGCTATCGGACTAAGATGAACGATAGGATTATGGAAAGTGCAAACACCAATATCAAGCGTTTTTTTGCTTTGGATACTACCACTTATGCCGAAGGAGCACTGAATGTAAAAACCAAAGAGATGCTTGGTTTGGTGGCTTCGATGGTGTTGCGTTGTGATGATTGTATCAAATATCACCTCGAAAAATGTTACCATGAAGGCGTGAGCAATGAGGAAATGAATGAGGTATTTATGATTGCCAATCTGGTAGGTGGGTCTATTGTGATTCCACACTACCGCAGGGCCGTTGAATATTGGGATGAACTAAGTAGTTAA
- the trmB gene encoding tRNA (guanosine(46)-N7)-methyltransferase TrmB has translation MGKDKLRKFAEIDTFPNVYQLDAGKALKGKWASQHFKNDHPVVLELACGKGEYAVNLARMFPEKNFIGVDLKGNRIWRGARTGMDEGIANLAFLRIQIEDIMEFFGQSEIDEIWITFPDPQPQESREKKRLTFPGFLDKYKRFLKPGGKINLKTDNDGLYLYTVEKVEELGLKCHKKTDQLYKSEFYDAVLSIKTHYERIYLKHDKNINYIQFSLD, from the coding sequence GTGGGTAAAGATAAATTAAGAAAGTTTGCTGAAATAGATACCTTCCCAAATGTTTATCAGCTGGATGCTGGTAAAGCACTAAAAGGGAAATGGGCATCACAACATTTTAAAAATGACCATCCTGTGGTATTGGAGCTGGCTTGCGGTAAAGGCGAATATGCGGTAAACCTGGCCCGGATGTTTCCGGAGAAAAATTTTATAGGTGTTGACCTGAAGGGAAACAGGATATGGAGGGGAGCCCGTACCGGTATGGACGAAGGGATTGCCAATCTGGCTTTCTTGAGGATTCAGATTGAGGATATTATGGAGTTTTTCGGTCAAAGTGAGATCGATGAGATCTGGATTACTTTTCCCGATCCTCAACCTCAGGAGAGCCGTGAAAAGAAAAGACTAACTTTTCCGGGCTTCCTGGATAAGTACAAAAGATTTTTGAAACCGGGCGGAAAGATCAATCTAAAAACGGATAACGATGGTTTGTATCTTTATACTGTAGAAAAGGTAGAGGAACTTGGGTTGAAATGTCATAAAAAAACCGACCAGTTATATAAGTCTGAATTTTATGATGCAGTACTTTCTATCAAAACACACTATGAACGGATTTATTTGAAGCACGATAAAAACATCAACTATATTCAGTTCTCTTTAGACTAA
- a CDS encoding DNA-3-methyladenine glycosylase I, translating into MKEQMRCGWCGTDPMYIKYHDEEWGKPVYDDKILFEFLILEGAQAGLSWITILKRREGYRKAFADFDVQKVAAFTAEDEERLMNDPGIIRNGLKVKAAITNAKQFIVIQKEFGSFADYMWGFLPDKKPILNNVQTLGDVPARTEISDAISKDMKKRGFKFFGTTICYAHMQATGMVNDHLANCISR; encoded by the coding sequence ATGAAAGAGCAGATGAGATGTGGCTGGTGTGGTACCGACCCAATGTACATAAAATACCATGATGAGGAATGGGGAAAGCCTGTTTATGATGATAAGATATTGTTTGAGTTCCTGATTTTGGAGGGTGCCCAGGCCGGATTAAGCTGGATTACCATTTTAAAAAGAAGAGAAGGTTACCGCAAGGCCTTTGCTGATTTTGATGTGCAAAAAGTTGCCGCTTTTACCGCCGAAGATGAGGAGCGCCTGATGAACGATCCCGGAATTATCAGGAATGGACTAAAAGTAAAGGCTGCTATTACCAATGCAAAGCAATTCATCGTCATTCAGAAAGAATTTGGCTCTTTTGCAGATTATATGTGGGGCTTTTTGCCCGATAAGAAGCCAATTCTGAATAATGTGCAAACTTTAGGTGATGTGCCTGCCCGAACAGAAATATCGGATGCGATTAGTAAGGATATGAAAAAACGGGGATTTAAGTTTTTTGGTACCACCATCTGTTATGCACATATGCAGGCCACCGGAATGGTAAACGACCATTTGGCCAATTGCATCAGCAGGTAG
- a CDS encoding MGMT family protein, whose translation MDQSFYDQVFELVRLIPKGRVTSYGAIAKSLGAGGSARMVGYAMSNAGLAHPPIPAHRVVNSSGLLTGKFHFKTPDLMQELLEKEGIVVKGDKIQHFKKHFWDPLQEL comes from the coding sequence ATGGATCAATCATTTTACGACCAGGTTTTTGAGTTGGTAAGACTGATCCCAAAAGGACGGGTTACCTCTTACGGTGCCATTGCCAAAAGCCTGGGTGCAGGCGGTTCGGCCCGTATGGTTGGTTATGCCATGAGCAATGCGGGGCTGGCCCATCCGCCTATCCCCGCGCATAGGGTGGTCAATAGTTCAGGCTTGCTTACCGGAAAGTTCCATTTTAAAACACCCGACCTGATGCAGGAATTGCTGGAAAAGGAGGGCATTGTGGTCAAAGGAGATAAAATCCAGCACTTTAAGAAGCATTTTTGGGATCCTTTACAAGAATTATAA